The sequence GCCACCCGTTGGACGGGCAGATGTGGCGCTCGGCCCAGCCCGGCCGGCGGGCGCTGGCCTGGGCGAAGCGCAACGGCATCCGCACCATCCTGAACCTGCGCGGCGAGCGGCTGAACTGCGGCACCTATCTGACCGAGCGCGACGCCTGCCAGGAACTGGGCCTGCGCCTGGTCAACTTCCCGATTCGCTCGCGCGGCATGCCGGAGAAAGAGACCGCGCACGCCATGGCCAGCGTGTTCGAGCATCTGGAATACCCGGTGCTGATGCACTGCAAGTCCGGCGCGGACCGGGCCGGGCTGATGGCAACGCTCTACCTGCACCTGCACAAGGGCGAGCCGATGGAGGTGGCCATGCGCCAGCTCTCGTTGCGCTTCGGCCATGTGCGCTATGCCCGCACCGGCATGCTGGACTTCTTCCTGGAGCGC comes from Alphaproteobacteria bacterium and encodes:
- a CDS encoding tyrosine-protein phosphatase gives rise to the protein MVRDLPTTALPAPPLDAAKRRWAERNMSLVDHGCLRLVYSNRHPLDGQMWRSAQPGRRALAWAKRNGIRTILNLRGERLNCGTYLTERDACQELGLRLVNFPIRSRGMPEKETAHAMASVFEHLEYPVLMHCKSGADRAGLMATLYLHLHKGEPMEVAMRQLSLRFGHVRYARTGMLDFFLERYWRDTGGDRTQFLRWVDEVYDPAVFTREFHASGFASFLVDRILHRE